DNA from Macrobrachium rosenbergii isolate ZJJX-2024 chromosome 21, ASM4041242v1, whole genome shotgun sequence:
ttccaggcaatcagtaccaagcaacgtgataAGAAACTAATCTTCCGTATGCACTGAAGTGCTTTGCCAATTTGTAAGATGATTAATTCCAACTGCCAACTGCTGAAGTATCCAAgcgtgatatttcgattattccagacctTATTTAAATCGGCTTTACAACGATATACGTCactgtaacgtcacgaagcatTCGCTATAATGAATTcggaaggtaaaaacgaagaagaaaccaACGATTTAATGAAGAAATTCGCATTAGTCGTACTACCATAGTctctgagggtttgcagtgggagaagtttaatgacgtcaccagaaaacttagagctttccacccaagctactcgTAACTCCcagaacgttactgaagaaaaggtggactaaaaacgaaaatttaatttgttttgcttggtctgtcacggggtagggatttcattttgagttataaaccttcctggggtgacatagaggctgtgtgcgacatttttctgggtctgtcaagcggttcagattctATAggaatccaaactgcttgacagacccagaaaaaattttgcacacggcctctctctctctctctctctctctctctctctctctctctctctctctctctctatatatatatatatatatatatatatatatatatatatgaccttctAAAACTCCCATAGGACCCACTTTTCAGGCGAGAATTCTAAGGTCTTCTGCATCCACATGGTGCCATAGGAATTgtatgactgtgtatatatatatatatatatatttatatatatatatatatatatatatatatatatatatatatatatatatatatatatatatatatatatatatatatatatatatatatatattatgactatgtgtgcatatatatatatatatatatatatatatatatatatatatatatatatatatatatatatatatatatgcacacacagtcATACAATTTCTATGGCACCATGTGGATGCAGAAGACCTTAGAATTCTCAGCCTGAAAAGTGTGTCCTGTGAGAGTTTTAGAAGGGCATCCCAAATTCCTCTTCTACTTTCTTCATTATTCTCTCACCTTTTACTCCACCTAAGGCAGCTTGCAGAAGTCCCATTTACGTTTTCCTTCCTTCTTGTTAATAcgcccttcctcttccatctagACAATCTCTTATTGAGGAGTGGATTGCACTCCAGTAACTTTACTTTTCCTCCCCGTAGTTACTCTGTTATGGCACTCGTTCTTAATATCTTTCTCAAGATACATTTTCAAATTCTATCAGTTTCCTGTCCGTCACTACTGTGCTGTTCTGACTCGTATCTATATATAATTGTCGATGTTTTCATAGACTTTTAAACTGTTGCTGTAGTGTTACGGATATCTGTGATTATTTGGTTGATCATTCCAACTGCctgcattgatttccacattCTCTCTCAAATTCCTATTTCAATGATTTACCTTTTGAGGCAGTTGCTTGAATACCTAAACTTCCCGACCAGTATCATCACTCCATCTCACGAATCACATTCGTGGGTTTCCTTTCTCCCATGTTGATTATTTCGGCTTTTCTGTAAAGCATGTTTTTTGTATAAACTATCTATTCAGCCTGTGAAGAAAAGAATGCTACGCATAAACTTACATTGATCATCCGTTTGTAAGAATCAAAGTCAAGGTTTTCGCCAATTGTTACACCACCGTTGACAGAGGTTCCCTAATTTTACTGTTTGTATggtaatgaatgattttaaagtCACTATTAATTCAAAAATGAACTTTTCGGTGGGGTAGCTGAAAAGAGACAACTTTAAATTTAACAGGACGGGTAGtggaaaagataaaattaagtaaaatttttcgaCGTATCCGgaatttagaaaatgttttcgCATATTTTGTGTATTGAATCATTTTCAAGCATATTTCTTGTGTAGTGTTTTGACTAGATGTATGTGTCCTCTTTGACAATAAAATTGAAACAGTTATTTCGATGTCATGATGTTTAGAGAGgtcaaaaataaagattatagttATAAAAGAGCAATACCTTGAATCAGGTAATACCTTGAATCAGGTTGctttatattttaagaataattagtTATAACCAAAATCCTGACCTGCAGCAGTCATTGGTTTATGAGCAAATGCCCAAACTTTCTGATTTGTTAATGAAGAATTCTGATGTTTCAGGGGGAGCAATACTCATGAATTAGCTCCGTCAGTGAGTCACCCATTTAGCTGAGGCTGATATCGCACTTGTCTCATTAGCGAAGTTTTATATTAGCATTGTTCGCAGTTTTTTCGCTTTTTCTTGTTCATGTTCATCATCTTCCTCACAGCTTTTATTGAGATGACGAATATTGATAGTTCTGGAGTTAAAAACTTgtgattgttttatcttttattaattgtcTATATTAAAAACGTTTGATTACAGATTAAGATAGGAGATAGAAGCGGTATTTTAGTGATATCCACCTCCGTGATGATCGAAAACGACGGCTGGTCCATAATAGGCCGGATGTTGAGCCTTTCCAGAGTAGCTGACTTTAGCCACGTATCCGTTGTAGTGATCAGCTGTGTAATCGACCTGAGAATAAATGTTTCAAAGTAAGACaaaatcttgaaagaagaagGCTTGAATTGACTGTatgattacatatttttatttgtattagcAAAGGGAAACTTACGTGTTGTTTCCTCCCGTCAGGGAGAGCTACGGTATATGAACCGTACACGTTGCCTTTACCGTCAGATTTTTCATTTTGGCCGAAATAGGGTCCTTTGTAATCGCCTTTGACGCTGTAGTCAAAGTGATAAGGTAGAGGTTCCTGCCGGTAAATAGAAGAGATGTGAAGAACGAAATATTAAAAACCTAAGAAATACGAGGAGGTATTGGTTGGAAGAACTTTGTTTTGTAAAAGTGACGGACGTCTGATGTTTAAGTCGCGAATAGCGATTATTGAAAGTAAATGTGAAATTGCGATTTTGACCCTTGAAGTATTGGTCAAGGAGGATGACgtgctgttagagagagagagagagataacgtcgTTTGTCTGTATTAGATGAGTTTGTGCAGAAAAGTAATTGTGTGGATGAACAAGTTATCAGACCTAAAACAGAGAACTGGAGAAACGAAAAATTGCAGTTCTCACATAACTCGAACAACTAGTGCAAGGACGCCATTTGGTGACCCAATGTAGGCTCTGATTAATATTGTATGCCACAATTTAGTACTTAGGGAATCAAATAAGAATGTCGAAAGAAATGATAAGGATTGCATGGGGAGTAAAAATAAGATTGGTAAAAGCAGAAACGTAACAAAGATAAAGGGCTTTTGAAAAGTTGAAGGAAACGAAATCCAGTCTACAAAAAAATCCTCAGAGATGAGTTTTGAatggagatctctctctctctctctctctctctctctctctctctctctctctctctctctcacacacacacacacacacacacacacacacacacacacacacacacacacacacacacacacacacacacatatatatatatatatatatatataattctccaatTACTTACCCCTCCATAACCATAATTTCCATTGCCACCGTAGCCATAACCACCTGGGAAAGCCGTAGTTAGGCTGGCAATGGCCAAGACTACCAAaatctgtaaaaaagaaaaggaaattgattcTCAGCATTAGCGTATTTGACTTATTCTGGGGacccagaaaatattttttaataagaaatctagtatttattctctttttcataatgCAGCAATATGGTGTTAAAAGATAATACTTTAAAACCATTTATATGTTTCGAATCTGCCCATGTTAATATtagtatatatgcaaatgttgTTGATAAGCTGCTTTTGGAGTAAAAGtactattaataaaattaaccgtgttctgaatataatatacatttcaaaattaatatagtagttgTATAAGTTACTGAATACTTAATTATTTGGCAAAAAGGGTATGGATGGCTGGTATGCCAAAGAATGAATTGATGGAACAGGGACATTGTAAAGAAGTTTTTCCTTGTGTATCGAAAGAATTAATTTTCCACTGGTTATTTGT
Protein-coding regions in this window:
- the LOC136849500 gene encoding pro-resilin-like, with amino-acid sequence MFKILVVLAIASLTTAFPGGYGYGGNGNYGYGGEPLPYHFDYSVKGDYKGPYFGQNEKSDGKGNVYGSYTVALPDGRKQHVDYTADHYNGYVAKVSYSGKAQHPAYYGPAVVFDHHGGGYH